A stretch of the Vitis riparia cultivar Riparia Gloire de Montpellier isolate 1030 chromosome 13, EGFV_Vit.rip_1.0, whole genome shotgun sequence genome encodes the following:
- the LOC117927460 gene encoding uncharacterized protein LOC117927460, which yields MGFSKEDKSRRVLRGFKTLFFLITMVVSFLLFSAPVLVVIADTLLPCALISASLSPSSLSLETLYSNLSNYDFRYSIIDVPLTSIVRSAVILCVYSFCDGPRLSRGPYLGITTMCSVSSLVFVSLKASYVFSGSSTDQGAIEAALFICSVVLAVAHIFVAYRISCRERRKLLVYKIDIEAVSAYKKGFPRYQKILQEERVK from the exons GTTCTCTAAAGAAGACAAGTCCAGAAGGGTTCTCAGAGGATTCAAGACTCTGTTTTTTCTGATCACCATGGTGGTTTCATTTCTTCTCTTCTCCGCCCCTGTTCTAGTGGTGATCGCCGATACTCTCCTCCCTTGTGCTCTCATCTCCGCCTCTCTCTCCCCTTCGTCCCTTTCCCTCGAGACCCTCTACTCCAATCTCAGCAACTACGATTTCCGGTATTCGATCATAGATGTGCCCCTCACCTCCATTGTCCGCTCAGCTGTGATTCTAT GTGTGTACAGTTTCTGCGATGGGCCTCGCCTTTCGAGAGGGCCGTACCTGGGGATTACAACAATGTGCAGCGTCTCATCTTTGGTGTTCGTTTCGCTGAAAGCCTCGTATGTTTTCAGTGGGTCGAGCACTGATCAAGGTGCCATTGAAGCGGCTCTGTTCATATGCTCGGTGGTGTTGGCCGTGGCCCATATATTTGTGGCTTATAGGATCAGTTgtagagaaagaagaaagctTCTCGTTTACAAGATTGATATCGAAGCT GTATCAGCTTACAAAAAGGGGTTCCCTCGCTACCAAAAGATTCTACAAGAAGAGAGAGTGAAGTGA